A region of Pseudomonas marginalis DNA encodes the following proteins:
- a CDS encoding DUF6124 family protein produces the protein MIKDTPNPPDKLFTVRPDLGTETLLVNASQDLSSITDIATHLAFEIDGAQRNVALGICRMLEGVQLLVDKALDDAHPAA, from the coding sequence ATGATTAAAGACACCCCAAATCCTCCAGATAAACTCTTCACCGTGCGCCCCGACCTGGGCACGGAAACCCTGCTGGTCAACGCCTCCCAGGATCTATCCTCCATCACCGATATCGCCACGCACCTGGCCTTTGAAATCGACGGAGCACAACGCAATGTGGCGTTGGGCATCTGCCGAATGCTGGAAGGTGTGCAACTGTTGGTAGACAAAGCACTGGATGACGCCCATCCAGCGGCATGA